A single Longimicrobium sp. DNA region contains:
- a CDS encoding type II toxin-antitoxin system RelE/ParE family toxin — protein sequence MNDDVRVVLTEWFDADLRRLDEAQRGRIRERIRTLERKGWRASASNRDIAELENDIWEIRVVGSGPAFRCLFFVVPGVPGRAAVLTACVSKASIKRQRVMAAEIKRAEARRAQWLTREGIR from the coding sequence GTGAACGATGACGTGCGGGTGGTCCTAACGGAGTGGTTCGATGCCGACCTGCGGCGGCTCGACGAGGCTCAGCGTGGCCGCATTCGCGAGCGCATCCGCACTTTGGAGCGGAAGGGCTGGAGGGCTTCGGCTTCGAATCGCGATATAGCTGAGTTGGAGAATGACATCTGGGAGATCCGAGTCGTCGGCAGCGGACCGGCGTTCCGCTGCCTCTTCTTCGTTGTTCCCGGCGTACCGGGCCGTGCAGCCGTACTCACGGCGTGCGTTTCCAAAGCATCAATCAAGAGGCAGCGGGTGATGGCAGCGGAAATCAAGCGTGCCGAGGCACGGCGGGCACAGTGGCTTACACGGGAGGGGATACGATGA
- a CDS encoding outer membrane beta-barrel protein: MRKSLFAGVALALAVVASDAAAQSPVPFSLEGRVDYAAPTGDFGDVMEEGHSFSGGVSVGISPGLGVYGSFSQTRFGTDLGEDGDNADAIDQGFSAGLTTALPRFAGVAPWVGVGAVFHQLEIGGNDDGIDEDIGFEVGGGLALSLARNVRLTPGVGYRRYATEVSGLGGLVESELDVEYFTAGIGLNIAF; this comes from the coding sequence ATGAGAAAGAGCTTGTTCGCGGGCGTAGCGCTGGCCTTGGCGGTGGTTGCGAGTGACGCGGCGGCCCAGTCGCCGGTTCCGTTTTCGCTGGAGGGCCGCGTGGACTATGCGGCGCCCACCGGTGACTTCGGCGACGTGATGGAAGAGGGGCACAGCTTCAGCGGCGGCGTGTCCGTCGGCATTTCGCCGGGGCTGGGCGTGTACGGCAGCTTCAGCCAGACGCGCTTCGGCACCGACCTGGGCGAGGACGGCGACAACGCCGACGCCATCGACCAGGGATTCTCGGCCGGGCTGACGACCGCCCTGCCCCGCTTTGCGGGCGTCGCGCCGTGGGTGGGCGTTGGCGCGGTGTTCCACCAGCTGGAGATCGGCGGCAACGACGATGGCATCGACGAGGACATCGGCTTCGAGGTGGGCGGCGGCCTGGCGCTGAGCCTGGCCCGCAACGTCCGCCTTACGCCCGGCGTCGGCTACCGTCGCTACGCCACCGAGGTTTCCGGCCTGGGCGGCCTGGTGGAGAGTGAGCTGGACGTGGAGTACTTCACGGCCGGCATCGGGCTGAACATCGCTTTCTGA
- a CDS encoding FeoA family protein yields MKKLSDLSPGDRGRVTKMGGDPEALRRLMEMGLMRGTAVEVVRRAPLGDPLEVKVRGFMLTLRRSEAEHIEVE; encoded by the coding sequence GTGAAGAAGCTGTCGGACCTGTCTCCCGGCGACCGCGGGCGGGTGACGAAGATGGGCGGCGACCCCGAGGCGCTGCGCCGGCTGATGGAAATGGGGCTGATGCGCGGCACCGCCGTCGAGGTGGTGCGGCGCGCCCCGCTGGGAGACCCGCTGGAGGTGAAGGTGCGCGGGTTCATGCTGACGCTGCGCCGAAGCGAGGCGGAGCACATCGAAGTGGAGTAG
- a CDS encoding bifunctional RecB family nuclease/DEAD/DEAH box helicase, with protein sequence MSLARPVVADLRLTGTLVSQYFRFSCDRQLRWEMVPRALRGGEVPAPNADPTRGPLVGQRPGMGLLTQAGLRWERHALQRLIDRHGGRVRFAGRDERGTAARLPYDALVDALRDPGDCLWLVQPELRIVDRAAFAARFGFPAEVEIAPAQPDLVRIGRDRRGRLMLGVADIKWSREGTLQHYAQVAFYTVLLEEICRAEGIDAAVETRWGWLWTRGSRGPKRFSLAAYRHHVEKFLRDELPRVAAVAPAEVDWHLRPRCTSCTFFHHCRAEADRGDRLSRVVGLTPLAGRELRARGIRSVRELRKAEFRKGVYAGCHALESAETTLKKRVQALDYQKLVPAEKQSFRMPVAERVRVLLSAEGDPVSGTVFALGLRAGQGDSLRGAAEVFVSAAGTEAAERAMLGRFLLRAGEVVARAETEQREDGFLPGRAPRPVHFYLWDRGEAELLRDCLQRHLGDPGTQPGMAGIARILFPGDAGAAPPGTVVLDVVSELFALPVPYAWDLAGVSGALTPVEAAWTHAPRGDYGWPLSSQVAFERIHNVWNARPHRAGGAVQEPGEVRAEIVRTVESKLAAVDSVIRAIRDHAAKRRDPMLRLDAGFGAAADGAGPIQNPTLEQLRLFTLAEAAEESVSIRQLHALPTADRARRFECIAGLNKVQVLPNGHAVFEFDEACREAKFRPGDFALVLTNDDGRTLAETDVKPWLRRKLMVELIDYDLAASPPRVTLASDLTWEKLETDRLARAPLLDLDRVCVLDRASVDFNTRRVVASLRALADGAGQSEFALDALHGIVPPDWVAPLDADAGWADAIAPALANRGYALNAEQEVAWRAVFERAVSVVWGPPGTGKTYLLAWMLIGMAAAARRAGRPLRMLVTAATHRAIVNVLATVARELESAGIESPLRAVKLAGRGSEADEDLAGLDVDVIRDDHLPRELDAVAADGMPVVVGSTVWSLWKQMRDINRAETEKESGPEIPIRSLFDVIVIDEASQMKVPDALIALSSIRRGGRVVLCGDDRQLAPILHGSYPREETLFGSAFTHFAGHFGRIALRESRRMNRALVRWPRRLFYPGFVSMDPDRRLSLSTDAAPADPMDALLWDVFLRPEDAVVFCSYEGFRATVRNPFEAGLVARIARLARTGMMDPGTGDAYTAERFRSHALAVIAPHRAQNSAILGELIAGGWPRDELPVVDTVERMQGNERELIMVSYSVADREYVEREAEFLLNPNRFNVSITRPRAKLIVFMSDEILRTLPGDEQVMTDSMAIKGYPAHFRSVRQLEMPAPDGTPIQMTVRTRSLACS encoded by the coding sequence TTGTCCCTCGCCCGTCCCGTTGTCGCCGACCTCCGGCTGACCGGCACCCTCGTCTCCCAGTACTTCCGCTTCAGCTGCGACCGCCAGCTGCGGTGGGAGATGGTGCCGCGTGCCCTTCGCGGCGGCGAGGTGCCCGCGCCCAACGCCGATCCGACGCGCGGCCCGCTCGTCGGCCAGCGTCCCGGGATGGGGCTGCTGACGCAGGCGGGCCTCCGGTGGGAGCGGCACGCGCTGCAGCGGCTGATCGATCGCCACGGCGGCCGCGTACGGTTCGCGGGCCGCGACGAGCGGGGCACCGCCGCGCGGCTGCCGTACGACGCGCTTGTGGATGCGCTGCGCGATCCCGGCGACTGCCTGTGGCTCGTTCAGCCGGAACTTCGCATCGTGGATCGGGCAGCGTTCGCGGCGCGCTTCGGCTTCCCGGCCGAGGTGGAGATCGCGCCCGCCCAGCCGGACCTCGTGCGCATCGGACGGGACCGGCGCGGGCGGCTGATGCTGGGCGTGGCCGACATCAAGTGGAGCCGCGAGGGCACCCTGCAGCACTACGCGCAGGTGGCGTTCTACACGGTGCTGCTCGAGGAGATCTGCCGCGCGGAAGGGATCGATGCCGCGGTGGAGACGCGCTGGGGATGGCTGTGGACCCGCGGCTCGCGCGGTCCCAAGCGGTTCTCCCTGGCCGCGTACCGCCACCACGTCGAGAAATTCCTCCGCGACGAGCTGCCCCGCGTGGCCGCCGTCGCCCCGGCGGAGGTCGACTGGCACCTGCGTCCGCGCTGCACGTCGTGCACGTTCTTCCACCACTGCCGCGCCGAGGCGGACCGGGGCGACCGGCTCAGCCGCGTGGTGGGCCTGACGCCGCTCGCCGGGCGCGAGCTGAGGGCGCGCGGCATCCGCTCCGTCCGCGAGCTGCGCAAGGCCGAGTTCAGGAAGGGCGTCTACGCCGGCTGCCACGCCCTGGAATCCGCCGAAACCACCCTGAAGAAGCGGGTGCAGGCGCTGGACTATCAGAAACTGGTTCCGGCGGAGAAGCAGAGCTTTCGCATGCCGGTGGCCGAGCGCGTCCGCGTGCTGCTCTCCGCCGAGGGCGATCCGGTCAGCGGGACGGTGTTCGCACTGGGCCTGCGCGCCGGGCAGGGTGATTCGCTCCGCGGCGCTGCCGAAGTCTTCGTTTCCGCAGCGGGGACCGAGGCCGCCGAACGCGCGATGCTCGGCCGCTTCCTGCTGCGCGCCGGGGAGGTGGTCGCGCGGGCGGAGACGGAGCAGCGGGAGGATGGATTCCTCCCGGGGCGGGCGCCGCGGCCGGTGCACTTCTACTTGTGGGACCGCGGCGAGGCCGAGCTGCTGCGCGACTGCCTTCAGCGGCACCTGGGGGACCCCGGGACGCAGCCGGGGATGGCCGGCATCGCGCGCATCCTGTTTCCGGGCGACGCGGGCGCGGCCCCGCCGGGGACGGTGGTGCTGGACGTGGTCTCCGAGCTCTTCGCCCTGCCGGTGCCCTACGCCTGGGACTTGGCGGGGGTCTCCGGTGCGCTGACGCCCGTGGAAGCCGCGTGGACGCACGCTCCGCGTGGCGACTACGGCTGGCCGCTCAGCAGCCAGGTGGCGTTCGAGCGCATCCACAACGTGTGGAACGCGCGCCCGCACCGCGCCGGGGGAGCGGTCCAGGAGCCGGGTGAGGTGCGCGCCGAGATCGTCCGCACGGTGGAATCAAAATTGGCCGCTGTCGATTCGGTGATCCGCGCCATCCGCGACCATGCGGCCAAGCGGCGCGACCCCATGCTGCGGTTGGACGCGGGCTTCGGCGCGGCGGCGGACGGCGCGGGGCCCATCCAGAACCCCACACTGGAGCAGCTTCGCCTGTTCACCCTGGCCGAGGCGGCGGAGGAATCCGTGTCCATCCGCCAGCTTCACGCGCTGCCCACGGCGGACCGCGCGCGACGCTTCGAGTGTATCGCGGGGCTCAACAAGGTGCAGGTGCTGCCCAACGGCCACGCCGTCTTCGAGTTCGACGAGGCCTGCCGCGAGGCCAAGTTTCGCCCTGGCGACTTTGCCCTGGTGCTGACGAACGACGATGGGCGCACGCTGGCGGAAACGGATGTAAAGCCCTGGCTTCGCCGCAAGCTGATGGTGGAGCTGATCGACTACGACCTGGCCGCGTCGCCGCCCCGCGTGACACTGGCGTCGGACCTCACGTGGGAGAAGTTGGAGACGGACCGGCTGGCCAGGGCCCCGCTGCTGGACCTGGACCGCGTCTGCGTCCTGGACCGCGCCTCGGTAGACTTCAACACCCGCCGCGTGGTCGCCAGCCTTCGCGCCCTGGCCGACGGCGCGGGGCAGAGCGAGTTCGCGCTGGATGCGCTGCACGGAATCGTGCCGCCGGACTGGGTCGCTCCGCTGGACGCGGACGCGGGCTGGGCGGATGCGATCGCCCCGGCGCTAGCCAACCGCGGCTACGCGCTGAACGCCGAGCAGGAGGTGGCGTGGCGAGCGGTCTTCGAGCGTGCGGTCAGTGTCGTATGGGGTCCGCCGGGGACGGGAAAGACGTACCTGCTGGCGTGGATGCTCATCGGCATGGCGGCGGCGGCGCGCCGGGCGGGGCGCCCGCTGCGGATGCTGGTGACCGCCGCCACGCACCGCGCCATCGTCAACGTGCTGGCCACGGTGGCGCGGGAGCTCGAGTCGGCCGGGATCGAATCGCCCCTGCGCGCGGTCAAGCTGGCGGGACGGGGGAGCGAGGCGGACGAGGACCTGGCGGGGCTCGACGTCGACGTCATCCGCGACGACCATCTACCGAGGGAGCTGGACGCCGTGGCCGCAGACGGCATGCCCGTGGTCGTCGGCTCCACCGTGTGGTCGCTGTGGAAGCAGATGCGCGACATCAACCGCGCGGAGACGGAGAAGGAATCTGGCCCGGAGATCCCCATCCGCTCGCTGTTCGACGTGATCGTGATCGACGAGGCGTCGCAGATGAAGGTGCCGGACGCGCTCATCGCCCTGTCGTCCATCCGCCGCGGCGGGCGCGTGGTGCTGTGCGGCGACGACCGGCAGCTCGCGCCCATCCTGCACGGCAGCTATCCGCGCGAAGAGACGCTCTTCGGCTCGGCGTTCACCCACTTCGCGGGGCACTTCGGGCGGATTGCGCTGCGCGAAAGCCGCCGGATGAACCGCGCCCTGGTCCGCTGGCCTCGGCGCCTGTTCTATCCGGGCTTCGTGTCGATGGACCCCGACCGGCGACTCTCCCTCTCGACCGATGCGGCCCCGGCCGATCCGATGGACGCGCTGCTGTGGGACGTGTTCCTGCGGCCCGAGGACGCCGTCGTCTTCTGCTCGTACGAGGGATTTCGCGCCACCGTGCGCAACCCGTTCGAGGCGGGCCTCGTCGCCCGTATCGCTCGGCTGGCGCGCACGGGGATGATGGACCCGGGGACGGGCGATGCCTACACGGCCGAGCGCTTCCGGTCGCACGCGCTGGCCGTCATCGCCCCCCACCGCGCGCAGAACTCGGCGATCCTTGGCGAGCTGATCGCGGGCGGGTGGCCGCGCGACGAGCTGCCCGTGGTAGACACCGTCGAGCGGATGCAGGGGAACGAGCGCGAGCTGATCATGGTTTCGTACTCGGTGGCGGATCGCGAGTACGTCGAGCGTGAGGCGGAGTTCCTGTTGAACCCCAACCGTTTCAACGTGTCCATCACCAGGCCACGCGCCAAGCTGATCGTGTTCATGAGCGACGAGATCCTGCGCACCCTTCCGGGCGACGAGCAGGTGATGACGGATTCGATGGCCATCAAGGGCTATCCCGCGCACTTCCGGAGCGTACGGCAGCTGGAGATGCCCGCTCCCGACGGCACGCCCATACAGATGACGGTGAGGACGCGATCGCTTGCCTGTTCTTGA
- a CDS encoding helix-turn-helix transcriptional regulator yields the protein MKGDLTWEEYLERELRDPEVAASWAESLPKIDLAVNVCLLRMERGLSQKQLAEAAGLSQPRITDIERSDANPTLLTITRIANALGVRVERLFADKAVSEAEAAALPQAEVVEKEQTTVPQSLRKRKRRAAALVA from the coding sequence ATGAAAGGCGACCTTACGTGGGAAGAATACCTCGAACGCGAACTGCGCGATCCCGAAGTGGCTGCGAGTTGGGCGGAATCGCTGCCTAAGATCGACCTCGCGGTCAACGTCTGTCTGCTGCGCATGGAACGAGGGCTCTCGCAGAAGCAGCTTGCGGAGGCCGCCGGCCTGAGCCAGCCGCGCATCACGGACATCGAGCGGAGTGACGCGAATCCAACACTGCTCACCATCACACGCATCGCAAACGCGCTCGGGGTACGAGTCGAACGCTTGTTCGCGGACAAGGCTGTGAGCGAAGCAGAGGCTGCCGCGCTGCCGCAGGCCGAAGTCGTAGAGAAGGAGCAGACGACGGTCCCTCAGTCGCTTCGCAAGAGGAAGCGGAGAGCGGCGGCGCTCGTTGCGTGA
- the ffh gene encoding signal recognition particle protein, whose amino-acid sequence MFDQLSDKLEGVLSGLRQRGVLTEPMIREGLREIRRVLLEADVNFQVTRDFMKRVEVKALGERVLKSVSPGQQLVKIVHEELTSMLGDKKASLTMSPIPPTVIMMVGLQGSGKTTTAGKIARKMKREMRQTRLVACDVYRPAAVEQLQTLGEQVGVPVYAEPGSQDVVGIARRALELARSERDRVVIFDTAGRLQIDEQLMDELRRLKAELKPAEILFVADGMIGQESVNVAKGFDEALDVTGVVLTKMDGDARGGAALSIFGVTGKPIKFLGVGEKLDGLEEFHPERMAGRILQQGDVVALVEKAQKAFDADEAAKLERKVMGAGRFDLDDFLMALRQFQNLGPLENFLKLLPGVNSKMLKNVKVDPQRMKHIEAIITSMTKQERKRPEMLTGSRRARISRGCGRPVSEINRLLEQFKEMQKFMKQMKGLQGMMPKGGGMPRLPFGGMPRA is encoded by the coding sequence GTGTTCGACCAGCTCAGCGACAAGCTCGAAGGCGTACTGTCGGGCCTGCGGCAGCGCGGGGTTCTTACCGAGCCCATGATCCGCGAGGGACTTCGCGAGATCCGGCGCGTGCTGCTGGAGGCCGACGTGAACTTCCAAGTCACGCGCGACTTCATGAAGCGCGTGGAGGTGAAGGCGCTCGGTGAGCGGGTTCTGAAGTCCGTTTCTCCCGGCCAGCAGCTCGTGAAGATCGTTCACGAGGAGCTGACGTCCATGCTGGGCGACAAGAAGGCCTCGCTGACCATGTCGCCCATTCCGCCCACCGTCATCATGATGGTGGGGCTGCAGGGCTCCGGCAAAACGACCACGGCCGGCAAGATCGCGCGCAAGATGAAGCGCGAGATGCGCCAGACGCGGCTGGTGGCGTGCGACGTGTACCGCCCCGCCGCCGTCGAGCAGCTGCAGACGCTGGGCGAGCAGGTGGGCGTGCCCGTGTACGCCGAGCCGGGCTCGCAGGACGTGGTGGGGATCGCCCGCCGCGCGCTGGAGCTGGCCCGGAGCGAGCGCGACCGCGTGGTGATCTTCGACACCGCGGGCCGGCTGCAGATCGACGAGCAGCTGATGGACGAGCTTCGCCGCCTGAAGGCCGAGCTGAAGCCCGCCGAGATCCTGTTCGTGGCCGATGGCATGATCGGCCAGGAGTCGGTGAACGTCGCCAAGGGCTTCGACGAGGCGCTGGACGTGACCGGCGTGGTGCTGACCAAGATGGACGGCGACGCCCGCGGCGGCGCGGCCCTTTCCATCTTCGGCGTCACCGGCAAGCCCATCAAGTTCCTGGGCGTCGGCGAAAAGCTGGACGGGCTGGAGGAGTTCCACCCCGAGCGGATGGCCGGGCGCATCCTTCAGCAGGGCGACGTGGTCGCGCTGGTGGAAAAGGCGCAGAAGGCCTTCGACGCCGACGAGGCGGCCAAGCTGGAGCGCAAGGTGATGGGCGCCGGGCGCTTCGACCTGGACGACTTCCTGATGGCGCTGCGGCAGTTCCAGAACCTGGGCCCGCTGGAGAACTTCCTGAAGCTGCTGCCGGGCGTGAACAGCAAGATGCTGAAGAACGTCAAGGTCGATCCGCAGCGGATGAAGCACATCGAGGCCATCATCACCTCGATGACCAAGCAGGAGCGCAAGCGCCCCGAGATGCTGACCGGCTCGCGCCGCGCCCGCATCTCGCGCGGCTGCGGCCGCCCCGTGAGCGAGATCAACCGTCTCCTGGAGCAGTTCAAGGAGATGCAGAAGTTCATGAAGCAGATGAAGGGCCTGCAGGGCATGATGCCCAAGGGCGGAGGAATGCCCAGGCTGCCGTTCGGCGGCATGCCGAGGGCGTAG
- the feoB gene encoding ferrous iron transport protein B, protein MQETAVGAIPAPPAPSPAEAPRGGGVLHVALIGNPNTGKSTLFNALTGMRQRVGNYSGVTVERVEGRYRDDQGAVTIIDLPGTYSLSASSPDEEIALAVLTGHAPGIDRPDVAVVVLDAANLERNLFLASQVLELGLPTVVALNQVDAAEAAGLRIDAVELTMELGAPVVPIVATRGEGLDVLKSAIRKAPGLDRPERRFELPAEAAAALKPVEQALVDAGFNASAASMEALRLLAVQQVGKHLSGVPGLESAVAAARAEVEAAGIMPTSLEAESRYGWIGGVVDSCVTRAGQSGRTITDRIDAVALHRVGGPLVFIALMALVFQSIFTWAEPMIGLVEGLFGVLSSAVGGAIPEGDLNSLLVEGVIAGVGSVLVFLPQIVILFLFIGILEDTGYMARAAFIMDRFMRSVGLHGRSFIPLLSGYACAVPGIMATRTIESRKDRLATIMVLPLMSCSARIPIYALLIGTFIPPVVVGGIFNLQGVTLLAMYLLGTVTALVVASLFKRTLLRGQARPMIMELPPYRLPRVKSLALSVGHRASLFLKKAGTVILSLTIILWALATYPRTEPAPGMTEQQAQEAQLANSALGRVGHAIEPLVRPLGYDWKIGVGIVSSFAAREVFVSTMGTIYGVGSEADEGSSSLRERLRRERHGSTGALVYTPLVAVGLMVFYVYAMMCMSTIAVVVRETGGGWTGVRWAAFQFGWMLALAYGSALLVYQGGRLLGWG, encoded by the coding sequence ATGCAAGAGACCGCGGTCGGAGCCATTCCGGCGCCCCCCGCACCCTCGCCCGCGGAAGCACCGCGCGGCGGGGGTGTGCTGCATGTGGCGCTGATCGGCAATCCCAACACGGGCAAGAGCACGCTCTTCAACGCGCTGACCGGCATGCGGCAGCGCGTGGGCAACTATTCCGGCGTCACCGTGGAACGCGTCGAGGGCCGCTACCGCGACGACCAGGGCGCCGTCACCATCATCGACCTTCCCGGCACGTACTCCCTCTCGGCCAGCTCGCCGGACGAGGAGATCGCGCTCGCCGTGCTCACCGGCCACGCCCCGGGCATCGACCGCCCCGACGTGGCCGTCGTCGTGCTCGACGCCGCCAACCTGGAACGCAACCTGTTTCTGGCGTCGCAGGTGCTGGAGCTGGGCCTTCCCACCGTCGTCGCCCTCAACCAGGTAGACGCGGCCGAGGCGGCCGGGCTGCGCATCGACGCGGTGGAGCTCACGATGGAGCTGGGCGCGCCCGTGGTGCCCATCGTCGCCACGCGCGGCGAGGGGCTCGACGTGCTCAAGTCGGCCATCCGCAAGGCGCCCGGGCTGGATCGCCCCGAGCGCCGCTTCGAGCTTCCCGCCGAGGCCGCGGCCGCGCTGAAGCCCGTCGAGCAGGCGCTGGTGGACGCGGGCTTCAACGCCTCCGCCGCGTCCATGGAGGCGCTTCGCCTCCTCGCCGTGCAGCAGGTCGGCAAGCACCTGTCCGGCGTCCCCGGGCTGGAGTCCGCCGTCGCCGCGGCGCGCGCCGAGGTCGAAGCAGCCGGCATCATGCCCACCAGCCTGGAAGCCGAGTCGCGCTACGGGTGGATCGGTGGCGTCGTCGACAGCTGCGTCACCCGCGCCGGGCAGTCGGGCCGGACCATCACCGACCGCATCGACGCCGTCGCCCTCCACCGGGTGGGTGGGCCGCTGGTGTTCATCGCCCTGATGGCGCTGGTGTTCCAGTCCATCTTTACCTGGGCCGAGCCGATGATCGGCCTGGTAGAGGGGCTGTTCGGCGTGCTTTCCTCCGCCGTGGGTGGCGCGATTCCGGAAGGCGACCTGAACAGCCTGCTCGTGGAAGGCGTGATCGCCGGCGTGGGCTCGGTCCTCGTGTTCCTTCCGCAGATCGTCATCCTGTTCCTCTTCATCGGCATTCTCGAGGACACGGGATACATGGCGCGGGCGGCGTTCATCATGGACCGCTTCATGAGGAGCGTGGGGCTGCACGGTCGCAGCTTCATCCCCCTGCTGTCGGGCTATGCCTGCGCGGTGCCGGGGATCATGGCCACGCGCACGATCGAGAGCCGCAAGGACCGGCTGGCCACCATCATGGTGCTGCCGCTGATGAGCTGCTCGGCGCGCATTCCCATCTACGCGCTGCTGATCGGCACTTTCATCCCGCCGGTGGTGGTGGGAGGCATCTTCAACCTGCAGGGCGTCACCCTGCTCGCGATGTACCTGCTGGGCACGGTGACGGCACTCGTTGTGGCGTCGCTCTTCAAGCGCACGCTGCTGCGGGGCCAGGCGCGCCCCATGATCATGGAGCTGCCGCCCTACCGCCTTCCGCGGGTGAAGAGCCTGGCGCTGTCGGTGGGCCACCGCGCCAGCCTGTTCCTGAAGAAGGCCGGCACGGTCATCCTGTCGCTGACCATCATCCTCTGGGCGCTGGCAACGTATCCCCGCACCGAGCCGGCCCCGGGGATGACTGAGCAGCAGGCGCAGGAGGCGCAGCTCGCCAACAGCGCCCTGGGCCGCGTGGGCCACGCCATCGAACCGCTGGTGAGGCCGCTGGGGTACGACTGGAAGATTGGCGTGGGCATCGTCAGCTCGTTCGCGGCGCGCGAGGTGTTCGTCTCCACCATGGGCACCATCTACGGCGTGGGCAGCGAGGCGGACGAGGGATCGTCGTCCCTGCGGGAAAGGCTGCGCCGCGAACGCCACGGGTCCACCGGCGCCCTGGTCTACACGCCGCTGGTCGCGGTGGGGTTGATGGTGTTCTACGTGTATGCCATGATGTGCATGAGCACCATCGCCGTGGTGGTGCGCGAGACGGGAGGCGGATGGACGGGCGTGCGCTGGGCCGCCTTCCAGTTCGGGTGGATGCTCGCCCTGGCGTACGGAAGCGCGCTGCTGGTGTACCAGGGCGGGCGCCTGCTCGGCTGGGGCTGA
- a CDS encoding protein kinase domain-containing protein gives MTAPGTLINLAAPLIPGWRIVRPLSSGAQAHTYVVAPADRPHDECGVAKVMRLTALEGHPLSIEGQRWRMEREVAALESLARAECPGVVRLLDHGSATANTEQGWMVMRRHETAARWFDGSTFCYAERFRGRVSRVMGFAESLARTLCVMHGRPQPIVHRDLHLGNLLMDCVGGPPVLADFGIAHVAGFADRPEGDPVRSGAWHWRPPELDAGDPGSPASDVFMLGGLVFEALSGGFVLPPAEEWAGRSPHDAHDHHLGRWTTDFRIPMVHQLLHRLLTLNPAERLCATEVAERCREIRLAGTRRAIPIAA, from the coding sequence TTGACCGCACCTGGCACCCTGATCAACCTCGCCGCGCCCCTTATCCCGGGGTGGCGGATCGTGCGCCCGCTTTCCAGTGGGGCGCAGGCGCACACGTATGTCGTCGCGCCGGCGGACCGTCCCCACGACGAGTGCGGCGTGGCCAAGGTGATGCGGCTGACCGCGCTGGAGGGGCATCCCCTCTCGATCGAAGGGCAGCGCTGGCGGATGGAGCGCGAGGTAGCGGCCCTGGAGTCGCTGGCGCGGGCGGAGTGCCCGGGCGTGGTGCGGCTGCTGGACCACGGGTCGGCCACGGCGAACACGGAGCAGGGGTGGATGGTGATGCGGCGGCACGAGACGGCCGCGCGCTGGTTCGACGGCAGCACCTTCTGCTACGCCGAGCGCTTCCGTGGCCGCGTTTCGAGGGTGATGGGCTTCGCCGAGTCCCTGGCCCGCACCCTTTGCGTCATGCACGGGCGGCCGCAGCCCATCGTGCACCGCGACCTGCACTTGGGCAACCTGCTGATGGACTGCGTGGGCGGCCCGCCCGTGCTGGCCGACTTCGGGATCGCGCACGTGGCGGGGTTCGCGGACCGGCCTGAGGGCGACCCCGTGCGGTCCGGCGCCTGGCACTGGCGCCCGCCGGAGCTGGACGCGGGCGACCCAGGCTCCCCCGCGTCGGACGTGTTCATGCTGGGCGGGCTGGTGTTCGAGGCGCTGTCCGGCGGGTTCGTGCTCCCGCCGGCCGAAGAGTGGGCCGGACGCTCGCCGCACGACGCCCACGACCACCACCTGGGCCGCTGGACCACGGATTTCCGCATCCCAATGGTGCACCAGCTTTTGCACCGGCTGCTCACGTTGAACCCCGCCGAGCGCCTGTGCGCCACCGAGGTGGCCGAGCGCTGCCGCGAGATCCGCCTGGCCGGCACCCGACGCGCGATCCCGATCGCCGCGTAG
- a CDS encoding FeoA family protein, with protein sequence MKLILTRSYTRWLMLSRLFRKKAAPEAPCVECPLAACATGCKASVLRMECPIDDAHRLRGMGLFEGTCVQVIDSRNGMLLEVKGSRLALGEGLASSIKVLPLAS encoded by the coding sequence TTGAAACTGATTCTCACCCGCAGCTACACACGCTGGCTGATGCTCTCGCGCTTGTTCCGGAAGAAGGCGGCCCCCGAGGCCCCGTGCGTCGAGTGCCCGCTGGCCGCCTGCGCCACCGGCTGCAAGGCGTCGGTGCTGCGGATGGAGTGCCCCATCGACGACGCGCACCGGCTGCGCGGCATGGGGCTGTTCGAGGGCACGTGCGTGCAGGTGATCGACTCGCGCAACGGCATGCTGCTGGAGGTAAAGGGCTCGCGGCTGGCGCTGGGAGAGGGCCTGGCGTCGTCCATCAAGGTCCTTCCGCTGGCCTCCTGA